One window of Athalia rosae chromosome 4, iyAthRosa1.1, whole genome shotgun sequence genomic DNA carries:
- the LOC105692717 gene encoding uncharacterized protein LOC105692717 isoform X6, whose product MATDVPPILLPCAICSRTFKPQSLEKHKIICEKSAAKKRKPFDSAKQRIQGTDLAEFLPKQGKRRVHHEDRSSKPKTSWKQTHDEFLRAIRVARGDVDDAPTTRYTTSVAPTAAPTRANEKGTCPTCNRQFGIKAYERHVAWCKERATRLPVSPATNIAKERLEARINYRAPALRNRRLTNREKYSPGSAINVFTAGKMSPPGPKPKESASAPICSKANDSLGKLKPAVVRRLTQNRGEPSSIPGPMKSRLSDRDNRNELSFRVVHRSYSRSPPNFNLMLRRRIGANDDYDPFLAAERQMNELFAADTSDQFLTESPASNGDRSPSGDTKIVSQFPLSHSSAFVQYPSASRSNKRASVIAPPSEFDDFTSDFSSDSTETNSTAQDFFINNLNAQTREVNDTGKIPTEDCTRRVVIDKSKAVSGNDVNANSCRGKTFVSSVEKSRKILEKISPKVTRPAVNRSHSVRSVRATSAPRAPERKSSLKKTVSSKSDYGVSQNTSNNNNYAALSGSNLSLSSMLSSEADIKRSNSVFDELLSSFEDDGSSFPSLKSFLKSDSVSTSMSSQVPDGRLRNGMISDEELSSPDSYKRQNHSKLSADSAYSRNLWKRSPGYRRSKGRGWIPDKLYRQSFHGGLCSGGQGSRFEGCCCQGNDAGDTGRKVITRENETDRILDRLWTAGETSCVSVHGANRLGANSLIETLVFGKAIADNIDCVMRPGERHGKLSPDIGQQSICRFDATRYAQGDIPVAVLRDEMQRTMHKYASVFRTCDILQRGCRELTRLYTCNLPNLCVQDSSLIWNTELIEALELQNMMLNCMHIIYAAENRKESRGAHARDDFKQRIDEYDYSKPLDGQKKLPIEQHWRKHTLTWAHDDGSICITYRPVIDTTLDEGEAEHVPPAIRNY is encoded by the exons TGGCAACAGATGTGCCGCCCATCCTTCTACCGTGCGCGATATGCTCGCGGACATTCAAGCCACAGTCGTTGGAAAAGCACAAGATCATCTGCGAGAAATCGGCAGCGAAAAAACGGAAACCATTCGATTCGGCGAAGCAACGTATCCAGGGTACAGACCTAGCCGAGTTTCTGCCGAAGCAGGGAAAGAGGCGAGTCCATCACGAGGACAGATCATCGAAACCAAAGACATCATGGAAACAAACGCACGATGAATTTCTTCGAGCTATTCGAGTGGCGCGCGGCGACGTT GACGATGCACCGACGACCAGATATACGACATCCGTAGCCCCTACGGCGGCGCCGACTCGTGCGAACGAAAAGGGCACGTGCCCAACTTGTAACCGACAGTTCGGTATAAAAGCGTACGAACGCCATGTGGCATGGTGCAAAGAAAGGGCTACTCGTCTTCCGGTTAGCCCGGCTACGAATATCGCCAAGGAACGTCTAGAGGCTCGCATTAATTACCGAGCACCTGCGCTCAGAAATCGACGTCTAACGAACagggaaaaatattcaccggGATCGGCGATAAACGTCTTTACAGCGGGAAAAATGTCGCCACCGGGACCGAAACCCAAGGAGAGCGCCTCGGCACCGATCTGCTCGAAGGCCAACGATAGCCTTGGAAAACTGAAACCTGCGGTCGT tagACGATTGACACAAAACAGAGGAGAACCGTCGAGCATACCTGGGCCTATGAAGTCACGTCTTTCGGATCGAGATAACAG GAATGAACTGTCGTTTCGGGTGGTCCATCGTAGTTATTCGAGAAGTCCGCCAAACTTTAATCTCATGCTTAGACGTAGAAT CGGAGCGAACGACGACTACGATCCGTTTCTGGCAGCTGAAAGGCAGATGAACGAGTTGTTCGCAGCTGATACGagcgatcaatttttgacgGAAAGTCCGGCGTCGAACGGCGATCGCTCTCCGTCCGGCGATACCAAAATTGTTTCCCAATTTCCGCTTTCCCATTCCTCGGCTTTCGTTCAATATCCATCTGCATCGCGGTCCAATAAACGAGCTTCCGTTATCGCACCGCCGTCGGAATTCGACGATTTCACATCGGATTTCTCGAGCGATTCCACCGAGACAAATTCAACCGCGcaagattttttcatcaacaatTTAAACGCTCAAACTCGAGAGGTGAACGACACCGGTAAAATTCCAACCGAGGACTGCACCAGACGTGTAGTAATTGACAAGTCAAAGGCCGTTTCCGGCAACGACGTTAACGCGAACTCCTGTCGCGGGAAAACGTTCGTTAGCTCCGTAGAAAAGTCGCgaaaaattctagaaaaaatttcaccgaaagTAACGCGACCCGCAGTGAACAGGTCACATTCGGTTCGTTCTGTGCGCGCCACGTCCGCGCCTAGGGCACCGGAACGAAAaagttcattgaaaaaaacagtCTCCTCGAAAAGCGATTACGGTGTTTCGCAAAACACTTCGAATAACAACAATTACGCCGCTCTGTCCGGCAGCAATTTGAGTCTCAGTTCCATGCTGTCCTCGGAGGCAGACATCAAAAGATCGAATTCGGTATTCGACGAACTCCTAAGCTCCTTCGAGGACGACGGTTCCTCCTTTCCCTCCCTAAAATCCTTCCTAAAAAGTGATTCCGTGTCCACTTCAATGTCCAGTCAGGTACCAGACGGCAGATTACGCAACGGGATGATCAGCGACGAGGAACTTTCGTCACCGGACAGCTACAAGCGACAGAATCACAGCAAACTCAGCGCCGATTCCGCCTACAGCAG GAATTTATGGAAGCGGAGTCCTGGTTACCGAAGGAGTAAGGGGCGAGGGTGGATACCTGATAAACTCTACCGGCAGTCGTTTCATGGCGGACTATGCTCCGGTGGCCAAGGATCTCGCTTCGAGGGATGTTGTTGCCAGGGCAATGACGCTGGAGATACTGGACGGAAG GTGATTACCCGTGAGAACGAGACCGACAGAATATTGGACCGGCTTTGGACCGCAGGTGAAACATCGTGCGTATCGGTTCACGGTGCGAATCGTTTGGGGGCCAACAGTCTCATAGAAACACTCGTTTTTGGAAAGGCCATTGCCGACAATATAGACTGCGTGATGCGTCCCGGCGAACGTCACGGCAAACTAAGTCCC GATATCGGACAACAATCTATATGCAGATTCGACGCAACCCGTTATGCTCAGGGCGATATCCCGGTGGCTGTTCTTCGGGACGAAATGCAAAGGACTATGCACAAATACGCATCGGTTTTTCGTACCTGCGATATTCTTCAGCGCGGTTGTCGGGAATTAACGAGACTATACACTTGCAATCTACCCAATTTGTGT GTACAAGACTCTTCGTTGATATGGAATACGGAGTTGATAGAGGCCTTGGAATTACAAAATATGATGCTTAATTGCATGCACATAATATACGCCGCGGAAAACCGAAAAGAATCGCGTGGTGCTCACGCGAGAGATGACTTCAAg CAAAGAATCGACGAGTACGATTATTCAAAACCGTTGGATGGCCAGAAAAAGCTTCCGATAGAGCAACATTGGCGAAAGCACACGCTGACTTGGGCCCACGACGACGGATCC atatgCATTACTTATCGGCCAGTAATCGACACAACGCTTGACGAGGGCGAAGCTGAACATGTGCCCCCAGCGATACGCAATTATTAA
- the LOC105692717 gene encoding uncharacterized protein LOC105692717 isoform X3, with amino-acid sequence MIKCPCDSLWHYVGCHGNIYFPVTTNMADIEDVPPILLPCAICSRTFKPQSLEKHKIICEKSAAKKRKPFDSAKQRIQGTDLAEFLPKQGKRRVHHEDRSSKPKTSWKQTHDEFLRAIRVARGDVDDAPTTRYTTSVAPTAAPTRANEKGTCPTCNRQFGIKAYERHVAWCKERATRLPVSPATNIAKERLEARINYRAPALRNRRLTNREKYSPGSAINVFTAGKMSPPGPKPKESASAPICSKANDSLGKLKPAVVRRLTQNRGEPSSIPGPMKSRLSDRDNRNELSFRVVHRSYSRSPPNFNLMLRRRIGANDDYDPFLAAERQMNELFAADTSDQFLTESPASNGDRSPSGDTKIVSQFPLSHSSAFVQYPSASRSNKRASVIAPPSEFDDFTSDFSSDSTETNSTAQDFFINNLNAQTREVNDTGKIPTEDCTRRVVIDKSKAVSGNDVNANSCRGKTFVSSVEKSRKILEKISPKVTRPAVNRSHSVRSVRATSAPRAPERKSSLKKTVSSKSDYGVSQNTSNNNNYAALSGSNLSLSSMLSSEADIKRSNSVFDELLSSFEDDGSSFPSLKSFLKSDSVSTSMSSQVPDGRLRNGMISDEELSSPDSYKRQNHSKLSADSAYSRNLWKRSPGYRRSKGRGWIPDKLYRQSFHGGLCSGGQGSRFEGCCCQGNDAGDTGRKVITRENETDRILDRLWTAGETSCVSVHGANRLGANSLIETLVFGKAIADNIDCVMRPGERHGKLSPDIGQQSICRFDATRYAQGDIPVAVLRDEMQRTMHKYASVFRTCDILQRGCRELTRLYTCNLPNLCVQDSSLIWNTELIEALELQNMMLNCMHIIYAAENRKESRGAHARDDFKQRIDEYDYSKPLDGQKKLPIEQHWRKHTLTWAHDDGSICITYRPVIDTTLDEGEAEHVPPAIRNY; translated from the exons ATGTGCCGCCCATCCTTCTACCGTGCGCGATATGCTCGCGGACATTCAAGCCACAGTCGTTGGAAAAGCACAAGATCATCTGCGAGAAATCGGCAGCGAAAAAACGGAAACCATTCGATTCGGCGAAGCAACGTATCCAGGGTACAGACCTAGCCGAGTTTCTGCCGAAGCAGGGAAAGAGGCGAGTCCATCACGAGGACAGATCATCGAAACCAAAGACATCATGGAAACAAACGCACGATGAATTTCTTCGAGCTATTCGAGTGGCGCGCGGCGACGTT GACGATGCACCGACGACCAGATATACGACATCCGTAGCCCCTACGGCGGCGCCGACTCGTGCGAACGAAAAGGGCACGTGCCCAACTTGTAACCGACAGTTCGGTATAAAAGCGTACGAACGCCATGTGGCATGGTGCAAAGAAAGGGCTACTCGTCTTCCGGTTAGCCCGGCTACGAATATCGCCAAGGAACGTCTAGAGGCTCGCATTAATTACCGAGCACCTGCGCTCAGAAATCGACGTCTAACGAACagggaaaaatattcaccggGATCGGCGATAAACGTCTTTACAGCGGGAAAAATGTCGCCACCGGGACCGAAACCCAAGGAGAGCGCCTCGGCACCGATCTGCTCGAAGGCCAACGATAGCCTTGGAAAACTGAAACCTGCGGTCGT tagACGATTGACACAAAACAGAGGAGAACCGTCGAGCATACCTGGGCCTATGAAGTCACGTCTTTCGGATCGAGATAACAG GAATGAACTGTCGTTTCGGGTGGTCCATCGTAGTTATTCGAGAAGTCCGCCAAACTTTAATCTCATGCTTAGACGTAGAAT CGGAGCGAACGACGACTACGATCCGTTTCTGGCAGCTGAAAGGCAGATGAACGAGTTGTTCGCAGCTGATACGagcgatcaatttttgacgGAAAGTCCGGCGTCGAACGGCGATCGCTCTCCGTCCGGCGATACCAAAATTGTTTCCCAATTTCCGCTTTCCCATTCCTCGGCTTTCGTTCAATATCCATCTGCATCGCGGTCCAATAAACGAGCTTCCGTTATCGCACCGCCGTCGGAATTCGACGATTTCACATCGGATTTCTCGAGCGATTCCACCGAGACAAATTCAACCGCGcaagattttttcatcaacaatTTAAACGCTCAAACTCGAGAGGTGAACGACACCGGTAAAATTCCAACCGAGGACTGCACCAGACGTGTAGTAATTGACAAGTCAAAGGCCGTTTCCGGCAACGACGTTAACGCGAACTCCTGTCGCGGGAAAACGTTCGTTAGCTCCGTAGAAAAGTCGCgaaaaattctagaaaaaatttcaccgaaagTAACGCGACCCGCAGTGAACAGGTCACATTCGGTTCGTTCTGTGCGCGCCACGTCCGCGCCTAGGGCACCGGAACGAAAaagttcattgaaaaaaacagtCTCCTCGAAAAGCGATTACGGTGTTTCGCAAAACACTTCGAATAACAACAATTACGCCGCTCTGTCCGGCAGCAATTTGAGTCTCAGTTCCATGCTGTCCTCGGAGGCAGACATCAAAAGATCGAATTCGGTATTCGACGAACTCCTAAGCTCCTTCGAGGACGACGGTTCCTCCTTTCCCTCCCTAAAATCCTTCCTAAAAAGTGATTCCGTGTCCACTTCAATGTCCAGTCAGGTACCAGACGGCAGATTACGCAACGGGATGATCAGCGACGAGGAACTTTCGTCACCGGACAGCTACAAGCGACAGAATCACAGCAAACTCAGCGCCGATTCCGCCTACAGCAG GAATTTATGGAAGCGGAGTCCTGGTTACCGAAGGAGTAAGGGGCGAGGGTGGATACCTGATAAACTCTACCGGCAGTCGTTTCATGGCGGACTATGCTCCGGTGGCCAAGGATCTCGCTTCGAGGGATGTTGTTGCCAGGGCAATGACGCTGGAGATACTGGACGGAAG GTGATTACCCGTGAGAACGAGACCGACAGAATATTGGACCGGCTTTGGACCGCAGGTGAAACATCGTGCGTATCGGTTCACGGTGCGAATCGTTTGGGGGCCAACAGTCTCATAGAAACACTCGTTTTTGGAAAGGCCATTGCCGACAATATAGACTGCGTGATGCGTCCCGGCGAACGTCACGGCAAACTAAGTCCC GATATCGGACAACAATCTATATGCAGATTCGACGCAACCCGTTATGCTCAGGGCGATATCCCGGTGGCTGTTCTTCGGGACGAAATGCAAAGGACTATGCACAAATACGCATCGGTTTTTCGTACCTGCGATATTCTTCAGCGCGGTTGTCGGGAATTAACGAGACTATACACTTGCAATCTACCCAATTTGTGT GTACAAGACTCTTCGTTGATATGGAATACGGAGTTGATAGAGGCCTTGGAATTACAAAATATGATGCTTAATTGCATGCACATAATATACGCCGCGGAAAACCGAAAAGAATCGCGTGGTGCTCACGCGAGAGATGACTTCAAg CAAAGAATCGACGAGTACGATTATTCAAAACCGTTGGATGGCCAGAAAAAGCTTCCGATAGAGCAACATTGGCGAAAGCACACGCTGACTTGGGCCCACGACGACGGATCC atatgCATTACTTATCGGCCAGTAATCGACACAACGCTTGACGAGGGCGAAGCTGAACATGTGCCCCCAGCGATACGCAATTATTAA
- the LOC105692717 gene encoding uncharacterized protein LOC105692717 isoform X2 codes for MLCCVSKQSVPTVDSQSDREHEGRPPTRGQSPTSEIQDSSETFPRRISRDEDVPPILLPCAICSRTFKPQSLEKHKIICEKSAAKKRKPFDSAKQRIQGTDLAEFLPKQGKRRVHHEDRSSKPKTSWKQTHDEFLRAIRVARGDVDDAPTTRYTTSVAPTAAPTRANEKGTCPTCNRQFGIKAYERHVAWCKERATRLPVSPATNIAKERLEARINYRAPALRNRRLTNREKYSPGSAINVFTAGKMSPPGPKPKESASAPICSKANDSLGKLKPAVVRLTQNRGEPSSIPGPMKSRLSDRDNRNELSFRVVHRSYSRSPPNFNLMLRRRIGANDDYDPFLAAERQMNELFAADTSDQFLTESPASNGDRSPSGDTKIVSQFPLSHSSAFVQYPSASRSNKRASVIAPPSEFDDFTSDFSSDSTETNSTAQDFFINNLNAQTREVNDTGKIPTEDCTRRVVIDKSKAVSGNDVNANSCRGKTFVSSVEKSRKILEKISPKVTRPAVNRSHSVRSVRATSAPRAPERKSSLKKTVSSKSDYGVSQNTSNNNNYAALSGSNLSLSSMLSSEADIKRSNSVFDELLSSFEDDGSSFPSLKSFLKSDSVSTSMSSQVPDGRLRNGMISDEELSSPDSYKRQNHSKLSADSAYSRNLWKRSPGYRRSKGRGWIPDKLYRQSFHGGLCSGGQGSRFEGCCCQGNDAGDTGRKVITRENETDRILDRLWTAGETSCVSVHGANRLGANSLIETLVFGKAIADNIDCVMRPGERHGKLSPDIGQQSICRFDATRYAQGDIPVAVLRDEMQRTMHKYASVFRTCDILQRGCRELTRLYTCNLPNLCVQDSSLIWNTELIEALELQNMMLNCMHIIYAAENRKESRGAHARDDFKQRIDEYDYSKPLDGQKKLPIEQHWRKHTLTWAHDDGSICITYRPVIDTTLDEGEAEHVPPAIRNY; via the exons ATGTGCCGCCCATCCTTCTACCGTGCGCGATATGCTCGCGGACATTCAAGCCACAGTCGTTGGAAAAGCACAAGATCATCTGCGAGAAATCGGCAGCGAAAAAACGGAAACCATTCGATTCGGCGAAGCAACGTATCCAGGGTACAGACCTAGCCGAGTTTCTGCCGAAGCAGGGAAAGAGGCGAGTCCATCACGAGGACAGATCATCGAAACCAAAGACATCATGGAAACAAACGCACGATGAATTTCTTCGAGCTATTCGAGTGGCGCGCGGCGACGTT GACGATGCACCGACGACCAGATATACGACATCCGTAGCCCCTACGGCGGCGCCGACTCGTGCGAACGAAAAGGGCACGTGCCCAACTTGTAACCGACAGTTCGGTATAAAAGCGTACGAACGCCATGTGGCATGGTGCAAAGAAAGGGCTACTCGTCTTCCGGTTAGCCCGGCTACGAATATCGCCAAGGAACGTCTAGAGGCTCGCATTAATTACCGAGCACCTGCGCTCAGAAATCGACGTCTAACGAACagggaaaaatattcaccggGATCGGCGATAAACGTCTTTACAGCGGGAAAAATGTCGCCACCGGGACCGAAACCCAAGGAGAGCGCCTCGGCACCGATCTGCTCGAAGGCCAACGATAGCCTTGGAAAACTGAAACCTGCGGTCGT ACGATTGACACAAAACAGAGGAGAACCGTCGAGCATACCTGGGCCTATGAAGTCACGTCTTTCGGATCGAGATAACAG GAATGAACTGTCGTTTCGGGTGGTCCATCGTAGTTATTCGAGAAGTCCGCCAAACTTTAATCTCATGCTTAGACGTAGAAT CGGAGCGAACGACGACTACGATCCGTTTCTGGCAGCTGAAAGGCAGATGAACGAGTTGTTCGCAGCTGATACGagcgatcaatttttgacgGAAAGTCCGGCGTCGAACGGCGATCGCTCTCCGTCCGGCGATACCAAAATTGTTTCCCAATTTCCGCTTTCCCATTCCTCGGCTTTCGTTCAATATCCATCTGCATCGCGGTCCAATAAACGAGCTTCCGTTATCGCACCGCCGTCGGAATTCGACGATTTCACATCGGATTTCTCGAGCGATTCCACCGAGACAAATTCAACCGCGcaagattttttcatcaacaatTTAAACGCTCAAACTCGAGAGGTGAACGACACCGGTAAAATTCCAACCGAGGACTGCACCAGACGTGTAGTAATTGACAAGTCAAAGGCCGTTTCCGGCAACGACGTTAACGCGAACTCCTGTCGCGGGAAAACGTTCGTTAGCTCCGTAGAAAAGTCGCgaaaaattctagaaaaaatttcaccgaaagTAACGCGACCCGCAGTGAACAGGTCACATTCGGTTCGTTCTGTGCGCGCCACGTCCGCGCCTAGGGCACCGGAACGAAAaagttcattgaaaaaaacagtCTCCTCGAAAAGCGATTACGGTGTTTCGCAAAACACTTCGAATAACAACAATTACGCCGCTCTGTCCGGCAGCAATTTGAGTCTCAGTTCCATGCTGTCCTCGGAGGCAGACATCAAAAGATCGAATTCGGTATTCGACGAACTCCTAAGCTCCTTCGAGGACGACGGTTCCTCCTTTCCCTCCCTAAAATCCTTCCTAAAAAGTGATTCCGTGTCCACTTCAATGTCCAGTCAGGTACCAGACGGCAGATTACGCAACGGGATGATCAGCGACGAGGAACTTTCGTCACCGGACAGCTACAAGCGACAGAATCACAGCAAACTCAGCGCCGATTCCGCCTACAGCAG GAATTTATGGAAGCGGAGTCCTGGTTACCGAAGGAGTAAGGGGCGAGGGTGGATACCTGATAAACTCTACCGGCAGTCGTTTCATGGCGGACTATGCTCCGGTGGCCAAGGATCTCGCTTCGAGGGATGTTGTTGCCAGGGCAATGACGCTGGAGATACTGGACGGAAG GTGATTACCCGTGAGAACGAGACCGACAGAATATTGGACCGGCTTTGGACCGCAGGTGAAACATCGTGCGTATCGGTTCACGGTGCGAATCGTTTGGGGGCCAACAGTCTCATAGAAACACTCGTTTTTGGAAAGGCCATTGCCGACAATATAGACTGCGTGATGCGTCCCGGCGAACGTCACGGCAAACTAAGTCCC GATATCGGACAACAATCTATATGCAGATTCGACGCAACCCGTTATGCTCAGGGCGATATCCCGGTGGCTGTTCTTCGGGACGAAATGCAAAGGACTATGCACAAATACGCATCGGTTTTTCGTACCTGCGATATTCTTCAGCGCGGTTGTCGGGAATTAACGAGACTATACACTTGCAATCTACCCAATTTGTGT GTACAAGACTCTTCGTTGATATGGAATACGGAGTTGATAGAGGCCTTGGAATTACAAAATATGATGCTTAATTGCATGCACATAATATACGCCGCGGAAAACCGAAAAGAATCGCGTGGTGCTCACGCGAGAGATGACTTCAAg CAAAGAATCGACGAGTACGATTATTCAAAACCGTTGGATGGCCAGAAAAAGCTTCCGATAGAGCAACATTGGCGAAAGCACACGCTGACTTGGGCCCACGACGACGGATCC atatgCATTACTTATCGGCCAGTAATCGACACAACGCTTGACGAGGGCGAAGCTGAACATGTGCCCCCAGCGATACGCAATTATTAA
- the LOC105692717 gene encoding uncharacterized protein LOC105692717 isoform X5, whose protein sequence is MLCCVSKQSVPTVDSQSDREHEGRPPTRGQSPTSEIQDSSETFPRRISRDEDVPPILLPCAICSRTFKPQSLEKHKIICEKSAAKKRKPFDSAKQRIQGTDLAEFLPKQGKRRVHHEDRSSKPKTSWKQTHDEFLRAIRVARGDVDDAPTTRYTTSVAPTAAPTRANEKGTCPTCNRQFGIKAYERHVAWCKERATRLPVSPATNIAKERLEARINYRAPALRNRRLTNREKYSPGSAINVFTAGKMSPPGPKPKESASAPICSKANDSLGKLKPAVVRLTQNRGEPSSIPGPMKSRLSDRDNSGANDDYDPFLAAERQMNELFAADTSDQFLTESPASNGDRSPSGDTKIVSQFPLSHSSAFVQYPSASRSNKRASVIAPPSEFDDFTSDFSSDSTETNSTAQDFFINNLNAQTREVNDTGKIPTEDCTRRVVIDKSKAVSGNDVNANSCRGKTFVSSVEKSRKILEKISPKVTRPAVNRSHSVRSVRATSAPRAPERKSSLKKTVSSKSDYGVSQNTSNNNNYAALSGSNLSLSSMLSSEADIKRSNSVFDELLSSFEDDGSSFPSLKSFLKSDSVSTSMSSQVPDGRLRNGMISDEELSSPDSYKRQNHSKLSADSAYSRNLWKRSPGYRRSKGRGWIPDKLYRQSFHGGLCSGGQGSRFEGCCCQGNDAGDTGRKVITRENETDRILDRLWTAGETSCVSVHGANRLGANSLIETLVFGKAIADNIDCVMRPGERHGKLSPDIGQQSICRFDATRYAQGDIPVAVLRDEMQRTMHKYASVFRTCDILQRGCRELTRLYTCNLPNLCVQDSSLIWNTELIEALELQNMMLNCMHIIYAAENRKESRGAHARDDFKQRIDEYDYSKPLDGQKKLPIEQHWRKHTLTWAHDDGSICITYRPVIDTTLDEGEAEHVPPAIRNY, encoded by the exons ATGTGCCGCCCATCCTTCTACCGTGCGCGATATGCTCGCGGACATTCAAGCCACAGTCGTTGGAAAAGCACAAGATCATCTGCGAGAAATCGGCAGCGAAAAAACGGAAACCATTCGATTCGGCGAAGCAACGTATCCAGGGTACAGACCTAGCCGAGTTTCTGCCGAAGCAGGGAAAGAGGCGAGTCCATCACGAGGACAGATCATCGAAACCAAAGACATCATGGAAACAAACGCACGATGAATTTCTTCGAGCTATTCGAGTGGCGCGCGGCGACGTT GACGATGCACCGACGACCAGATATACGACATCCGTAGCCCCTACGGCGGCGCCGACTCGTGCGAACGAAAAGGGCACGTGCCCAACTTGTAACCGACAGTTCGGTATAAAAGCGTACGAACGCCATGTGGCATGGTGCAAAGAAAGGGCTACTCGTCTTCCGGTTAGCCCGGCTACGAATATCGCCAAGGAACGTCTAGAGGCTCGCATTAATTACCGAGCACCTGCGCTCAGAAATCGACGTCTAACGAACagggaaaaatattcaccggGATCGGCGATAAACGTCTTTACAGCGGGAAAAATGTCGCCACCGGGACCGAAACCCAAGGAGAGCGCCTCGGCACCGATCTGCTCGAAGGCCAACGATAGCCTTGGAAAACTGAAACCTGCGGTCGT ACGATTGACACAAAACAGAGGAGAACCGTCGAGCATACCTGGGCCTATGAAGTCACGTCTTTCGGATCGAGATAACAG CGGAGCGAACGACGACTACGATCCGTTTCTGGCAGCTGAAAGGCAGATGAACGAGTTGTTCGCAGCTGATACGagcgatcaatttttgacgGAAAGTCCGGCGTCGAACGGCGATCGCTCTCCGTCCGGCGATACCAAAATTGTTTCCCAATTTCCGCTTTCCCATTCCTCGGCTTTCGTTCAATATCCATCTGCATCGCGGTCCAATAAACGAGCTTCCGTTATCGCACCGCCGTCGGAATTCGACGATTTCACATCGGATTTCTCGAGCGATTCCACCGAGACAAATTCAACCGCGcaagattttttcatcaacaatTTAAACGCTCAAACTCGAGAGGTGAACGACACCGGTAAAATTCCAACCGAGGACTGCACCAGACGTGTAGTAATTGACAAGTCAAAGGCCGTTTCCGGCAACGACGTTAACGCGAACTCCTGTCGCGGGAAAACGTTCGTTAGCTCCGTAGAAAAGTCGCgaaaaattctagaaaaaatttcaccgaaagTAACGCGACCCGCAGTGAACAGGTCACATTCGGTTCGTTCTGTGCGCGCCACGTCCGCGCCTAGGGCACCGGAACGAAAaagttcattgaaaaaaacagtCTCCTCGAAAAGCGATTACGGTGTTTCGCAAAACACTTCGAATAACAACAATTACGCCGCTCTGTCCGGCAGCAATTTGAGTCTCAGTTCCATGCTGTCCTCGGAGGCAGACATCAAAAGATCGAATTCGGTATTCGACGAACTCCTAAGCTCCTTCGAGGACGACGGTTCCTCCTTTCCCTCCCTAAAATCCTTCCTAAAAAGTGATTCCGTGTCCACTTCAATGTCCAGTCAGGTACCAGACGGCAGATTACGCAACGGGATGATCAGCGACGAGGAACTTTCGTCACCGGACAGCTACAAGCGACAGAATCACAGCAAACTCAGCGCCGATTCCGCCTACAGCAG GAATTTATGGAAGCGGAGTCCTGGTTACCGAAGGAGTAAGGGGCGAGGGTGGATACCTGATAAACTCTACCGGCAGTCGTTTCATGGCGGACTATGCTCCGGTGGCCAAGGATCTCGCTTCGAGGGATGTTGTTGCCAGGGCAATGACGCTGGAGATACTGGACGGAAG GTGATTACCCGTGAGAACGAGACCGACAGAATATTGGACCGGCTTTGGACCGCAGGTGAAACATCGTGCGTATCGGTTCACGGTGCGAATCGTTTGGGGGCCAACAGTCTCATAGAAACACTCGTTTTTGGAAAGGCCATTGCCGACAATATAGACTGCGTGATGCGTCCCGGCGAACGTCACGGCAAACTAAGTCCC GATATCGGACAACAATCTATATGCAGATTCGACGCAACCCGTTATGCTCAGGGCGATATCCCGGTGGCTGTTCTTCGGGACGAAATGCAAAGGACTATGCACAAATACGCATCGGTTTTTCGTACCTGCGATATTCTTCAGCGCGGTTGTCGGGAATTAACGAGACTATACACTTGCAATCTACCCAATTTGTGT GTACAAGACTCTTCGTTGATATGGAATACGGAGTTGATAGAGGCCTTGGAATTACAAAATATGATGCTTAATTGCATGCACATAATATACGCCGCGGAAAACCGAAAAGAATCGCGTGGTGCTCACGCGAGAGATGACTTCAAg CAAAGAATCGACGAGTACGATTATTCAAAACCGTTGGATGGCCAGAAAAAGCTTCCGATAGAGCAACATTGGCGAAAGCACACGCTGACTTGGGCCCACGACGACGGATCC atatgCATTACTTATCGGCCAGTAATCGACACAACGCTTGACGAGGGCGAAGCTGAACATGTGCCCCCAGCGATACGCAATTATTAA